Sequence from the Colletotrichum higginsianum IMI 349063 chromosome 6, whole genome shotgun sequence genome:
TCAAGTCTTCCAGAGCTGTCAGATAAGCATCAatgtcctcggcgacatGCTGCAGACTGAAACTGAAGTGTccgcaggcggcggcgacctctTCGATATCTGCCTGAATCTTCTCCGATCTTGCTCTGCCCAGTTCGATACTATTGTAAAGCTCTTGCAAGGCATGGGTCCTCGCATTGCTGTACAACGCCATGGCATCCTGCAAGCTGTGCTTGAAGTGAGGGTTGACTGTTATCGTAGAATCTGCCCCCTTGGCGAAAGCTTGTTCCCTCAGGATTTCTGAGAGGGTGTATGCCAAAGATTTCATCGAGGGGCCCAGCAGCGCTATGAAGAGCTCAAAGATCTCTGAGGGCGATCGGAACGTGGGtagcggcgccggcggctcATCTGGCGTTTCCTCAGGGCTTGGATGGCTGTCGAAAtcgtcgatctcgtcgtcctcctcaatTGATGCCAAGGTCGCAAACCGGTCTCGAGCCCCCTTAAGATATTGAGACATAGCACGAGATAGCGTCGGAGAGAACACTGTGCTCCCAGGAGACAACTGTCCGGCCATGGGGTCCTGCGGCATTTCCTTAAGTAGGGTGAACTGCGTGTTGGCAGCACTCCTCAGGCCTCCTATAGCCTGCGAAAGTGACTCGAGCGATTTCACCAGGGCCTTTTCTAGGTTGTAAATTTTCTCGCGACCCAGGACCCAGTGCTCCAGTTTGGACTCTCTAAGACTCTTCGTCATCTTACCGTACGTGGTTTTGTACAGTCTCGCAACCTGAGAAAAATCACCCGACATGATCTCGCTTTCGGAGCCGTTCAGAAAGCCGCGCGTGATCATGGACAGCATATCCGCAAGCGAGACGGCGGCAGAATTCATGGAGGCGCGCAGAAGCGCCCTCGCCGATACCCTCCATATGAGGAAATTGACTGTTGCGGTGATGGTGATACCCATGACCAGCATCTTCAGGACTTGCACAATCTTGGCCTCGGAAAAATGCCCCTCATGGATGGCCTCCTCTCTAGTGATcacggcgatgatggcgattGAGGACAGCGTGCAGCCCACGTTGACCAGTGGATTGTTCAGCCTTTGCTTCACCCATCCGATGAAGCCCATGCCGCCACCGATGCAAAACGTCAAGATGAGAACGTGCGACAACGGAATGAGACCGAGCTGCCCTCCGACAACGACAGAGAAGGCCATGGCGAGCACGGACACAAGTTCTGCATACAGAacggcgatggtggcgatggcgacagCCTCAACCATGGAACCCCACGTGCGACTGGCGTGGAAATAGACCGTCAACGTCGCGACAACGTGCTTTCCATCGGGCTTGCCCAGAAAGGTCGAAATGGGCGAGAGGAACGTCGCCATGCTTCCCAGCAAGTATGCGACGGTGCATTTCACCACGCCCTTCCCTGCCGGGGACAGGAGCCAATCCCAGAAGTGTAGGGCGGTGGCCTTGATGTTATGTTTAACCACATCAATGGACTCGCCCGCGGACTCGGCGGTCAACAGGGATCGGTATCCGTTCACCTCGGGCTGGGGTATCTCGATGCTCGATCCGCGAAGGGAAAATTGACGGCGGCTGCGTTCGCCGGTGCCCGGGACGATGAAAGTGCCATTTCGGAGCTTCTGCAATAGCATCGCGCGTTAGCTAAGGATCTCGGCAAGCGCACTTCTAGTCCCAACATCACATCACTCACGCTCCGTTTCGACGGCCGCCTAGGTGGCCACTGGCTGCCGTTCGACGAGCTCATCACGGTCTGGTGTTCCGCCGCACCCAGCCGTTAGCCGTGTTGGAGCAACCGTGGGATGAAGACGCGCTCTCGACAAGGGAGCTTTGCGGGAGCTGTCTCtactaggtaggtaggtaggtaggtaggtggtaggtaggtaggtctGTGTATAACGTAATACAGGTAGGGTAGGTATGTAAGAGGGATGAACGTGTGGCGGCAGCGTCTAGGTTTATTGGATGTAAGCCATGTGAAGTTCAATCTTCCCAAGAAAATGACTGCTGCTTCAATCAACACTATCAGGCCCTATTGCCAGCTGCAGGGTGTCTAGACAAGAAACTCAACGGCCGGTCATGCGCGCAACGGTTACTGCTGATCTAGAGTTCTGTACTATTGAGTAGAGGTTGGGCACGTCGCATGGAATGAGAAAGCTCTCCTCCACCCcacccagacccagacctTCTCTCACCTTTGAGAAGATTCCACCTGCCCAATGACGGGATCAGGACTGTGTAAAAACACCCGCCCAACTATACCGGCACTGTCCTCACAATCGTCATTCTCGATTCGGCTTAAGAGAGTTTAAATACTCATGTCGACTTCTCTAAATAACATTgcccaaaaaaaaaacccccccagTCGGCCAACAATGTTCCGAAACCAAGGCACATAGATCTTTCCCTTCCCAATCTTTGGCCGTCATAAGCCGTCGGTGACAACACAGCTTTTTTATGAAGAGGTTTATTTCAAGTATGACGGCAGCTCCCCGCCGGTTTGCTCCGCTGAAGCCTGGCGCTGCACCCAACTCAAACGCACCCCGACTGAAGGGCATTGTCTTTGACGTGGACGGGACATTATGGTATGTTTGAATCCCGACTGTCTGTAGTGAATCAGCCTCATGTTTTCTCCGGTCTCAACCGAGAAATGCGGCCTTTGCTCGAGTCGACTCCAGACCCTCCCGTCTCCTTCGACAAGCATCTGGCACATGAAAGGCCCATCTAGGCCTTGATGCCCAGGCAAGCTCCCAGTGCTCTCTGCACTTTACTGACCAAGATTCAGTGAGCCCCAAAACTATATGTTTAGTGAGATGCGCCAGGCACTCGGCATCACCAAATccatcgacatcctcgaccaCATCTACGCCCTCCCCACAAAGGAGGCTCAGGAGACGGCCATGGAATCCATCCGCCAGATTGAGCGTACCGCAATGGCTTCCCAGGTTGCTCAGCCGGGTCTCACCGAACTCATGTCCTACCTCGACAGCCGCGGTGTGCGCAAAGGCATCTGCACCCGCAACTTCGACGCCCCTGTCGCCCATCTGCTCGGCAAGTTCCTCGAGGGCTCGCTCTTCGAGCCCGTCGTCACACGTGACTTCCGCCCACCCAAACCCGATCCAGCCGGTATTCTCCATATCGCTCGGACCTGGGGACTGGTCAAGCCGGCAAAGTCAGAGGCAGATCGGGAGCCTAGAAGCGGAATTGCACCTGGAGCCGAAGGCCCCCTAGGCGATGCTAGCGAGTTGATCATGGTTGGAGACTCCATCGACGACATGACGGCGGGCCGAAGGGCTggcgcggcgacggtgtTGCTTGCCAACGACGTGAATCTGCATCTGGCTGACCATGAGCACACTGATTTGGTGATTCATCGGCTGGACGAGCTGATCCCCATTCTCGAAGAGGGGTTCAGTGGCAGAGAGTTGGCGTTTTCAACGTGAAAAAGCAGTATTCGGGTGGTGCTTTCCAGACGGCTTTCTACTGACTTATACAATCCTTGGCTGGTCAGTCATCTCAATGACACGTCCTCGGGCAGCAATGAAAGGTCACACAGGGTAGGAAATGCACAATGAATGCCCAAGCGTTCATCACTTTGTCTAGAGAGTAGAGTACGCCTCCAATGAAATCCGTCCTCCAAGCATGCCAGATACGTGGTCCCTTACATGGGTGGCCCTTTTGCGACAAAATCCATACCGTCCTGGCCCCAGCTGATCAAGGTCATTCTGTCCAAGCCAGCAAAATGGCTTAACCATCGGCAACTTCATGACGCCCATATTTGCAAGAGACAGGATGATATCATGCATACGCCGAATGATGCCGATGAAGAGAGCGAAGAAAACTTTACTGTGGGCAGGCCACCTGCCCGGCAGTTGGGCCTTCGCGGTGATATAGAAGTCCGACAGTCTTTGGGTTGTTTCTAGATAAAAGGGTCTTCCAAACCAGCAATATTGTCTGCGCGACACTTTCTACGGCTTCTGATATCGAGTGCCGGTACCCGCTGAGACGGGTAGATCGGGGCTGACGCGATCGCGCGTTCCGCTGGATTATCATATGCGGGCCGAAAAGCTGTCTGCGCAGACAAATTGTAGGTCCTCGGTCCTGGATCGAAAGATAACTCTGGTTGTTGGAGCGAAACAGCGCGGCCCAGTGCTCTATTATGCGGTGCTGTTTCTTGGTATGGCTGAGGCACATCGCTTTGTGTATAGTTGAAGCCCTCCTGCGACTAGTTGGAGGTACCATTGTACACATCGCTCGCGTAGCTCCTGGGTGCCGGGGGCATACCAAAGGTTGCCTGTCGCCTGTTCTCGCGTCTTGGGTCGTCAGGAGTGCTCTTACGTGGAGGGGCCGGCGGCAGGGGGCCGCCAGGTGCCGGGCGAA
This genomic interval carries:
- a CDS encoding Haloacid dehalogenase-like hydrolase: MKRFISSMTAAPRRFAPLKPGAAPNSNAPRLKGIVFDVDGTLCEPQNYMFSEMRQALGITKSIDILDHIYALPTKEAQETAMESIRQIERTAMASQVAQPGLTELMSYLDSRGVRKGICTRNFDAPVAHLLGKFLEGSLFEPVVTRDFRPPKPDPAGILHIARTWGLVKPAKSEADREPRSGIAPGAEGPLGDASELIMVGDSIDDMTAGRRAGAATVLLANDVNLHLADHEHTDLVIHRLDELIPILEEGFSGRELAFST
- a CDS encoding Ribosomal protein L19; translation: MSSSNGSQWPPRRPSKRSKLRNGTFIVPGTGERSRRQFSLRGSSIEIPQPEVNGYRSLLTAESAGESIDVVKHNIKATALHFWDWLLSPAGKGVVKCTVAYLLGSMATFLSPISTFLGKPDGKHVVATLTVYFHASRTWGSMVEAVAIATIAVLYAELVSVLAMAFSVVVGGQLGLIPLSHVLILTFCIGGGMGFIGWVKQRLNNPLVNVGCTLSSIAIIAVITREEAIHEGHFSEAKIVQVLKMLVMGITITATVNFLIWRVSARALLRASMNSAAVSLADMLSMITRGFLNGSESEIMSGDFSQVARLYKTTYGKMTKSLRESKLEHWVLGREKIYNLEKALVKSLESLSQAIGGLRSAANTQFTLLKEMPQDPMAGQLSPGSTVFSPTLSRAMSQYLKGARDRFATLASIEEDDEIDDFDSHPSPEETPDEPPAPLPTFRSPSEIFELFIALLGPSMKSLAYTLSEILREQAFAKGADSTITVNPHFKHSLQDAMALYSNARTHALQELYNSIELGRARSEKIQADIEEVAAACGHFSFSLQHVAEDIDAYLTALEDLKYARETGSRSWNWLRIWNYFSSPTKPRQADPNNLDTERLLQQPMEPTEQPVRPIRKSALPRGIPDTMIKQRDTFSWNAAPNASTIMRFMSQQLLRCLRVLARDDIRFGVKVGFGAMVWAACAFIPATRPTYQHWRGEWGLLSFMIVASMTVGAANTTGTARFIGTIAGVTFALTAWVISQGNGVVLALLGWMVSFFSFYMMLVKNNAPFGRITLLAWNVTVLYAYSLSQKVDDDDDDEGGSNPLMFEICYHRFVAVSLGILWGIFVCRAIWPISGRKKFKEGLSVLYLQLGLIWKRGPLAILLRSDNTRSYMKAGEEQALQRYAFKLEALRNSAKSEFELRGPFPDAAYARIMQSTGKILDGFHAMRLVTSRRGQLSAGEKALLEYTAPERAQLCDRICHVFQVLASSMMLEYPLTDAIPSVVGNKDRLLGKIYQFRKDHQPPSPRIGNGEGEEESQGDSNGYNMQIAKNNVVVEEKDYALLYAYTLVTAQVAQELEYVQREIENLFGVLNTEALLLQ